A section of the Acidobacteriota bacterium genome encodes:
- a CDS encoding S9 family peptidase produces the protein MTRSIVAHSPRYFLLALVSAVLLLPATLHGQEAAPKAQGASATAPPAFAELLGLDVKPRSADDFVWSPDGQLLAYTWDDGKGQQLRILSVGDGTTVTIAGTEELPKPESFDAAVWAPGSQRLLLLGNGDLYLYDVASGVLSRITETEAEEEDPKFSPTDGNQVAFVRDADLHLLNLADGSERALTSDGKANEILNGKTDWVYWEELWGRDSTGYWWSPDGKALAYYRFEEEGVGIYPLVDFSGPYPQLNPQRYPKAGTTNPKVRVGVLPLAAGSSTTWLDTGDTTTWYLPRVHWKLDGGLAVERLNRDQNRLELLDCSPTGGQCEALITEEEETWVRVGDETRFLANGDILWASDRSGWRHLYLYDGEGNLKRQLTSGEGHVTSVDAVDEASGSIIATRYGRGELGAKDRQVVRIGLGAQGTEILASAAGQHSATVAPQGGHWVHRWTDADNPPRHAVRNAAGEVAAPLPYQVGFDPETLPKWQFFTIPGPEGSSLPAARLLPAGFSETTQYPVIMYHYGGPDSQVVSNSWDSRRRGLWHKWMAARGYVVLMVDNRMSTFFGKKGADLVHRRFGPNNLEAQLAAVEYLRSQPWVDGERIGLWGWSGGGSNTLYALLNSPGTWAAGVSGAPVTSWYFYDTIWTERYLDHPDDNPEGYKNSSPLTYAANLKDPLFIVHGTADDNVHPQNTFVFTKALIDAGIDFEEGIYPGQKHGFKAAETNHFYQRMAAFFDQHVKKK, from the coding sequence ATGACTCGTTCTATTGTCGCCCATTCCCCCCGCTATTTCCTGCTCGCCCTGGTGAGCGCCGTCCTCCTGCTACCCGCAACGCTGCACGGGCAGGAGGCCGCCCCGAAGGCCCAAGGGGCCAGCGCCACCGCGCCGCCGGCCTTCGCCGAGCTCCTCGGCCTGGACGTCAAGCCGCGCTCCGCCGACGACTTCGTCTGGAGCCCCGACGGCCAGCTCCTGGCCTACACCTGGGACGACGGCAAGGGCCAGCAGCTGAGGATCCTCAGCGTCGGCGACGGCACGACGGTCACCATTGCAGGTACCGAGGAGCTACCCAAGCCGGAGAGCTTCGATGCGGCGGTGTGGGCTCCCGGCAGCCAGCGCCTGCTCCTGCTGGGCAACGGCGACCTTTACCTCTACGACGTCGCCAGCGGCGTCCTCAGCCGCATCACCGAGACCGAAGCGGAGGAGGAAGATCCCAAGTTCTCTCCCACCGACGGCAACCAGGTGGCCTTCGTCCGCGATGCCGACCTGCACCTGCTCAACCTCGCCGACGGCAGCGAGCGTGCCCTCACCTCCGACGGCAAGGCCAACGAGATCCTCAACGGCAAGACCGATTGGGTGTATTGGGAAGAGCTTTGGGGCCGGGATTCCACCGGCTATTGGTGGAGCCCCGACGGCAAGGCCCTCGCTTACTACCGCTTCGAAGAGGAGGGCGTGGGCATCTACCCCCTGGTCGACTTCAGCGGCCCCTATCCTCAGCTCAATCCCCAGCGCTACCCCAAAGCCGGCACCACCAATCCCAAGGTGCGGGTGGGCGTGCTACCCCTGGCGGCGGGCTCCAGCACCACCTGGCTCGACACCGGCGACACCACCACGTGGTATCTGCCGCGAGTGCATTGGAAGCTCGACGGAGGCCTCGCCGTGGAGCGTTTGAACCGCGACCAGAATCGCCTGGAGCTCCTCGACTGCAGCCCCACCGGCGGCCAGTGCGAGGCCTTGATCACCGAGGAAGAGGAAACCTGGGTGCGAGTGGGGGATGAGACCCGCTTCCTCGCTAACGGCGACATTCTGTGGGCCTCCGACCGCTCCGGCTGGCGCCACCTCTACCTCTACGACGGCGAAGGCAACCTGAAGCGCCAGCTGACCTCCGGTGAAGGCCACGTGACCTCCGTGGATGCCGTCGACGAAGCCTCCGGCTCGATCATCGCCACCCGCTACGGCCGTGGCGAGCTGGGAGCCAAGGACCGCCAGGTGGTGCGCATCGGCCTCGGCGCCCAGGGCACCGAGATCCTCGCCAGTGCCGCCGGCCAGCACAGCGCCACGGTGGCTCCCCAAGGCGGCCATTGGGTGCATCGCTGGACCGACGCCGACAACCCGCCCCGCCACGCCGTGCGCAACGCCGCCGGCGAGGTGGCCGCACCGCTGCCCTACCAGGTGGGCTTCGATCCCGAAACCCTGCCCAAATGGCAATTCTTCACCATCCCCGGCCCGGAAGGCAGCAGCCTCCCCGCTGCCCGCCTGCTGCCGGCAGGCTTCTCCGAGACCACCCAATATCCGGTGATCATGTACCACTACGGCGGCCCCGACTCCCAGGTGGTGAGCAATAGCTGGGACAGCCGCCGCCGCGGCCTGTGGCACAAATGGATGGCCGCCCGCGGCTACGTGGTGCTGATGGTGGACAACCGCATGTCCACCTTCTTCGGCAAGAAGGGCGCCGACCTCGTGCACCGCCGCTTCGGTCCCAACAACCTGGAGGCCCAGCTGGCGGCGGTGGAATACCTGCGCTCCCAGCCCTGGGTGGACGGCGAGCGCATCGGCCTGTGGGGCTGGTCCGGCGGCGGCAGCAACACCCTCTACGCCCTGCTCAACAGCCCCGGCACCTGGGCCGCCGGCGTCTCCGGCGCGCCGGTGACCAGCTGGTATTTCTACGACACCATCTGGACCGAGCGCTACCTCGACCATCCCGACGACAACCCCGAGGGCTACAAGAACTCCTCCCCCCTCACCTACGCCGCCAACCTCAAGGACCCCCTCTTTATCGTCCACGGCACCGCCGACGACAACGTCCATCCCCAGAACACCTTCGTCTTCACCAAGGCCCTCATCGATGCCGGCATCGACTTCGAGGAAGGCATCTACCCCGGCCAGAAGCACGGCTTCAAAGCCGCCGAGACGAACCACTTCTACCAGCGCATGGCGGCCTTCTTCGACCAGCATGTGAAGAAGAAGTAG